Proteins from a genomic interval of Scomber japonicus isolate fScoJap1 chromosome 10, fScoJap1.pri, whole genome shotgun sequence:
- the LOC128366105 gene encoding protein argonaute-3 isoform X1 yields the protein MEIGTTGAVGAQSLFSMPRRPGYGTMGKPIKLLANCFQVDIPKMDVYLYEVDIKPDKCPRRVNREVVDSMVQHFKVTIFGDRRPVYDGKRSLYTANPLPVAPTGVDLDVTLPGEGGKDRPFKVSIKFVSLVSWHMLHEVLTGRSMPEPLELDKPISTNPVHAVDVVLRHLPSMKYTPVGRSFFSAPEGYDHPLGGGREVWFGFHQSVRPAMWKMMLNIDVSATAFYKAQPVIQFMCEVLDIHNIDEQPRPLTDSHRVKFTKEIKGLKVEVTHCGTMRRKYRVCNVTRRPASHQTFPLQLENGQTVERTVAQYFREKYNLQLKYPHLPCLQVGQEQKHTYLPLEVCNIVAGQRCIKKLTDNQTSTMIKATARSAPDRQEEISRLVRSANYEADPFVQEFQFKVRDEMAHVTGRVLPAPMLQYGGRNRTVATPSHGVWDMRGKQFHTGVEIKMWAIACFATQRQCREEILKGFTDQLRKISKDAGMPIQGQPCFCKYAQGADSVEPMFRHLKNTYAGLQLIIVILPGKTPVYAEVKRVGDTLLGMATQCVQVKNVVKTSPQTLSNLCLKINVKLGGINNILVPHQRPSVFQQPVIFLGADVTHPPAGDGKKPSIAAVVGSMDAHPSRYCATVRVQRPRQEVIQDLASMVRELLIQFYKSTRYKPTRIIFYRDGVSEGQFRQVLYYELLAIREACISLEKEYQPGITYIVVQKRHHTRLFCADRNERVGRSGNIPAGTTVDTDITHPYEFDFYLCSHAGIQGTSRPSHYHVLWDDNCFTADEFQLLTYQLCHTYVRCTRSVSIPAPAYYAHLVAFRARYHLVDKEHDRSSPLSPCSAEGSHVSGQSNGRDPQALAKAVQIHHDTLRTMYFA from the exons ATGGAAATCGGAACTACAG GAGCCGTTGGGGCCCAGTCCCTGTTCTCCATGCCTCGGCGGCCTGGCTATGGCACCATGGGGAAGCCCATCAAGCTGTTGGCCAACTGCTTCCAGGTGGACATCCCGAAGATGGATGTCTACCTGTACGAGGTGGACATCAAGCCTGACAAGTGCCCACGGCGAGTCAACAG GGAGGTGGTGGACTCCATGGTGCAGCACTTCAAGGTGACAATCTTTGGGGATCGGAGGCCAGTCTACGATGGAAAGAGGAGCTTGTACACAGCCAACCCGCTGCCTGTGGCACCCACAGGG GTGGACCTGGATGTCACTCTGCCAGGTGAGGGAGGGAAAGATCGCCCCTTCAAAGTTTCCATCAAGTTTGTGTCTCTAGTCAGCTGGCACATGCTCCACGAGGTGCTGACCGGCCGCAGCATGCCTGAGCCCCTAGAGCTGGACAAACCCATCAGCACCAACCCTGTGCATGCAGTGGACGTGGTGCTGCGACACCTGCCATCCATGAA GTACACTCCGGTGGGCCGCTCCTTCTTTTCTGCTCCAGAGGGCTATGACCATCCCCtgggaggtggaagggaggtGTGGTTTGGCTTCCACCAATCTGTGCGCCCCGCCATGTGGAAGATGATGCTTAATATTGATG TGTCTGCCACTGCCTTCTACAAGGCCCAACCTGTCATCCAGTTCATGTGTGAAGTGCTGGACATCCACAACATTGACGAGCAGCCTCGCCCCCTCACAGACTCGCACCGGGTCAAATTCACCAAAGAAATCAAAG GTTTGAAGGTTGAGGTGACGCACTGTGGAACAATGCGGAGGAAGTACCGCGTCTGCAACGTGACCCGCCGGCCTGCCAGCCATCAAAC GTTCCCTCTACAGTTGGAGAACGGTCAGACTGTAGAGCGTACTGTAGCCCAGTACTTCAGGGAGAAGTACAACCTTCAGCTTAAGTACCCACATTTGCCCTGTCTACAGGTGGGCCAGGAGCAAAAGCACACCTACTTGCCCCTGGAG GTGTGTAACATTGTAGCTGGTCAACGGTGCATCAAGAAGCTGACAGATAATCAGACCTCCACTATGATCAAAGCCACAGCTCGCTCTGCACCCGACAGGCAGGAGGAGATCAGCAGGCTG GTGCGCAGTGCCAACTACGAGGCCGACCCCTTTGTGCAGGAATTCCAGTTCAAGGTTCGCGACGAGATGGCCCACGTGACGGGGCGAGTGCTACCCGCCCCCATGCTGCAGTACGGCGGCAGG AACCGCACTGTAGCCACGCCCAGCCACGGGGTGTGGGACATGAGGGGGAAGCAGTTCCACACCGGGGTGGAGATCAAGATGTGGGCCATCGCCTGCTTTgccacacagagacagtgtcGAGAAGAAATTCTCAA GGGTTTCACAGATCAGCTGCGTAAGATCTCTAAGGATGCCGGGATGCCCATCCAGGGCCAGCCATGTTTCTGTAAATACGCCCAGGGAGCGGACAGCGTAGAGCCCATGTTCAGACACCTGAAGAACACCTACGCTGGACTGCAGCTCATCATCGTCATTCTGCCGGGAAAGACTCCTGTCTACG CGGAGGTAAAGCGTGTGGGAGACACACTCTTGGGCATGGCCACACAGTGCGTTCAAGTTAAGAACGTAGTGAAGACATCGCCTCAGACACTCTCTAACCTCTGCCTCAAGATCAATGTGAAGCTGGGAGGCATCAACAACATCCTGGTGCCACACCAACG ACCATCAGTGTTTCAGCAGCCGGTTATATTCTTGGGAGCAGATGTTACACATCCACCTGCTGGAGATGGGAAGAAGCCCTCAATTGCAGCT GTGGTAGGCAGTATGGATGCCCACCCCAGCAGGTACTGTGCCACTGTGCGGGTCCAGAGGCCCAGGCAGGAGGTTATCCAGGACCTGGCCTCCATGGTGCGGGAGCTGCTTATCCAGTTCTACAAGTCAACTCGCTACAAGCCCACCAGGATCATCTTCTACAGGGATGGAGTTTCAGAAGGCCAGTTCAGACAG gtgCTGTATTATGAGCTGCTGGCCATCCGTGAGGCCTGTATCAGCCTGGAGAAGGAGTACCAGCCAGGCATCACCTACATTGTTGTGCAAAAACGCCACCATACACGCCTCTTCTGTGCCGACCGCAACGAGAGA GTTGGACGTAGTGGAAACATTCCTGCTGGTACTACCGTGGATACGGACATCACACATCCCTACGAGTTTGACTTTTACCTCTGCAGTCACGCTGGAATACAG GGCACCAGTCGGCCTTCCCACTACCATGTACTGTGGGACGACAATTGTTTTACCGCTGACGAGTTCCAGCTGCTCACCTACCAGTTGTGCCACACCTACGTACGCTGCACCCGCTCAGTCTCCATCCCTGCGCCAGCCTACTACGCCCACCTGGTGGCCTTCCGTGCCCGCTACCATCTGGTGGACAAAGAACATGACAG atcctctcctctctcaccttGCAGCGCTGAGGGCAGCCACGTGTCTGGTCAGAGTAACGGTCGGGACCCCCAGGCGCTGGCCAAAGCTGTTCAGATTCACCACGACACCCTGAGGACCATGTACTTCGCCTGA
- the LOC128366105 gene encoding protein argonaute-3 isoform X2 produces the protein MEIGTTGAVGAQSLFSMPRRPGYGTMGKPIKLLANCFQVDIPKMDVYLYEVDIKPDKCPRRVNREVVDSMVQHFKVTIFGDRRPVYDGKRSLYTANPLPVAPTGVDLDVTLPGEGGKDRPFKVSIKFVSLVSWHMLHEVLTGRSMPEPLELDKPISTNPVHAVDVVLRHLPSMKYTPVGRSFFSAPEGYDHPLGGGREVWFGFHQSVRPAMWKMMLNIDVSATAFYKAQPVIQFMCEVLDIHNIDEQPRPLTDSHRVKFTKEIKGLKVEVTHCGTMRRKYRVCNVTRRPASHQTFPLQLENGQTVERTVAQYFREKYNLQLKYPHLPCLQVGQEQKHTYLPLEVCNIVAGQRCIKKLTDNQTSTMIKATARSAPDRQEEISRLVRSANYEADPFVQEFQFKVRDEMAHVTGRVLPAPMLQYGGRNRTVATPSHGVWDMRGKQFHTGVEIKMWAIACFATQRQCREEILKGFTDQLRKISKDAGMPIQGQPCFCKYAQGADSVEPMFRHLKNTYAGLQLIIVILPGKTPVYAEVKRVGDTLLGMATQCVQVKNVVKTSPQTLSNLCLKINVKLGGINNILVPHQRPSVFQQPVIFLGADVTHPPAGDGKKPSIAAVVGSMDAHPSRYCATVRVQRPRQEVIQDLASMVRELLIQFYKSTRYKPTRIIFYRDGVSEGQFRQVLYYELLAIREACISLEKEYQPGITYIVVQKRHHTRLFCADRNERVGRSGNIPAGTTVDTDITHPYEFDFYLCSHAGIQGTSRPSHYHVLWDDNCFTADEFQLLTYQLCHTYVRCTRSVSIPAPAYYAHLVAFRARYHLVDKEHDSAEGSHVSGQSNGRDPQALAKAVQIHHDTLRTMYFA, from the exons ATGGAAATCGGAACTACAG GAGCCGTTGGGGCCCAGTCCCTGTTCTCCATGCCTCGGCGGCCTGGCTATGGCACCATGGGGAAGCCCATCAAGCTGTTGGCCAACTGCTTCCAGGTGGACATCCCGAAGATGGATGTCTACCTGTACGAGGTGGACATCAAGCCTGACAAGTGCCCACGGCGAGTCAACAG GGAGGTGGTGGACTCCATGGTGCAGCACTTCAAGGTGACAATCTTTGGGGATCGGAGGCCAGTCTACGATGGAAAGAGGAGCTTGTACACAGCCAACCCGCTGCCTGTGGCACCCACAGGG GTGGACCTGGATGTCACTCTGCCAGGTGAGGGAGGGAAAGATCGCCCCTTCAAAGTTTCCATCAAGTTTGTGTCTCTAGTCAGCTGGCACATGCTCCACGAGGTGCTGACCGGCCGCAGCATGCCTGAGCCCCTAGAGCTGGACAAACCCATCAGCACCAACCCTGTGCATGCAGTGGACGTGGTGCTGCGACACCTGCCATCCATGAA GTACACTCCGGTGGGCCGCTCCTTCTTTTCTGCTCCAGAGGGCTATGACCATCCCCtgggaggtggaagggaggtGTGGTTTGGCTTCCACCAATCTGTGCGCCCCGCCATGTGGAAGATGATGCTTAATATTGATG TGTCTGCCACTGCCTTCTACAAGGCCCAACCTGTCATCCAGTTCATGTGTGAAGTGCTGGACATCCACAACATTGACGAGCAGCCTCGCCCCCTCACAGACTCGCACCGGGTCAAATTCACCAAAGAAATCAAAG GTTTGAAGGTTGAGGTGACGCACTGTGGAACAATGCGGAGGAAGTACCGCGTCTGCAACGTGACCCGCCGGCCTGCCAGCCATCAAAC GTTCCCTCTACAGTTGGAGAACGGTCAGACTGTAGAGCGTACTGTAGCCCAGTACTTCAGGGAGAAGTACAACCTTCAGCTTAAGTACCCACATTTGCCCTGTCTACAGGTGGGCCAGGAGCAAAAGCACACCTACTTGCCCCTGGAG GTGTGTAACATTGTAGCTGGTCAACGGTGCATCAAGAAGCTGACAGATAATCAGACCTCCACTATGATCAAAGCCACAGCTCGCTCTGCACCCGACAGGCAGGAGGAGATCAGCAGGCTG GTGCGCAGTGCCAACTACGAGGCCGACCCCTTTGTGCAGGAATTCCAGTTCAAGGTTCGCGACGAGATGGCCCACGTGACGGGGCGAGTGCTACCCGCCCCCATGCTGCAGTACGGCGGCAGG AACCGCACTGTAGCCACGCCCAGCCACGGGGTGTGGGACATGAGGGGGAAGCAGTTCCACACCGGGGTGGAGATCAAGATGTGGGCCATCGCCTGCTTTgccacacagagacagtgtcGAGAAGAAATTCTCAA GGGTTTCACAGATCAGCTGCGTAAGATCTCTAAGGATGCCGGGATGCCCATCCAGGGCCAGCCATGTTTCTGTAAATACGCCCAGGGAGCGGACAGCGTAGAGCCCATGTTCAGACACCTGAAGAACACCTACGCTGGACTGCAGCTCATCATCGTCATTCTGCCGGGAAAGACTCCTGTCTACG CGGAGGTAAAGCGTGTGGGAGACACACTCTTGGGCATGGCCACACAGTGCGTTCAAGTTAAGAACGTAGTGAAGACATCGCCTCAGACACTCTCTAACCTCTGCCTCAAGATCAATGTGAAGCTGGGAGGCATCAACAACATCCTGGTGCCACACCAACG ACCATCAGTGTTTCAGCAGCCGGTTATATTCTTGGGAGCAGATGTTACACATCCACCTGCTGGAGATGGGAAGAAGCCCTCAATTGCAGCT GTGGTAGGCAGTATGGATGCCCACCCCAGCAGGTACTGTGCCACTGTGCGGGTCCAGAGGCCCAGGCAGGAGGTTATCCAGGACCTGGCCTCCATGGTGCGGGAGCTGCTTATCCAGTTCTACAAGTCAACTCGCTACAAGCCCACCAGGATCATCTTCTACAGGGATGGAGTTTCAGAAGGCCAGTTCAGACAG gtgCTGTATTATGAGCTGCTGGCCATCCGTGAGGCCTGTATCAGCCTGGAGAAGGAGTACCAGCCAGGCATCACCTACATTGTTGTGCAAAAACGCCACCATACACGCCTCTTCTGTGCCGACCGCAACGAGAGA GTTGGACGTAGTGGAAACATTCCTGCTGGTACTACCGTGGATACGGACATCACACATCCCTACGAGTTTGACTTTTACCTCTGCAGTCACGCTGGAATACAG GGCACCAGTCGGCCTTCCCACTACCATGTACTGTGGGACGACAATTGTTTTACCGCTGACGAGTTCCAGCTGCTCACCTACCAGTTGTGCCACACCTACGTACGCTGCACCCGCTCAGTCTCCATCCCTGCGCCAGCCTACTACGCCCACCTGGTGGCCTTCCGTGCCCGCTACCATCTGGTGGACAAAGAACATGACAG CGCTGAGGGCAGCCACGTGTCTGGTCAGAGTAACGGTCGGGACCCCCAGGCGCTGGCCAAAGCTGTTCAGATTCACCACGACACCCTGAGGACCATGTACTTCGCCTGA